A region from the Strix uralensis isolate ZFMK-TIS-50842 chromosome 24, bStrUra1, whole genome shotgun sequence genome encodes:
- the BLTP3A gene encoding bridge-like lipid transfer protein family member 3A isoform X2, with protein sequence MIQWTKLKTHPICLYLDKVEVEMRTCEEPRPPNGQSPIALAAGQSEYGFAEKVVEGMFIVVNSITIKIHSKAFHASFELWQLQGYSVNPNWQQSDLRLTRITDPQRGEVLTFKELTWQTLRIEADATDNGDQDPVTTPLRLITNQGRIQISLKRRTKDCNVVASKLMFLLDDLLWVLTDSQLKAMMKYAESLSEAMEKSAQQRKSLAPESVQITPPAPSTQQSWSQPFGGSPNASSIGQYFDKHDMKESSYHLLISRLDLHICDDSHTRESGALKHGMLGGAMQLTFRRMAFDYYPFHRAGDACKHWVRYSEAMETRGQWAKKLVSEFQSKIEKLYEEMDPAFARTPLSPFKRKPDMSLSPHKSPLEKSCVPPTSLPRLRHPPWNRLRSSCVVVRVDDLDVHQVSTAGQQSKKPSTLLSCSRKFFKLPDQVSAIHIEFTEYYFPDNQDFPVPCPNLYVQLNGLMLTLDTASVLWINLFCLDLYRSLEQFKAIYKLEDSGKHDEHVDVRLDGFRLKLNIPVEKKVTDHQDRPQALCICTSEMTATNTRHAPFCSCQDLQSLFRKFASSEFFHSSYTKFPRSQDNFSLLHTLFLRHAYEVDDRPQKHPGFPQLLHKTSASEDLWSMNFTELSLDFEGAESSKGRALSFIDPFPLSIWACLPKRWGQAQISKRQELAASELKIKPSASFSNHSKNENLSREHGVCQRSKTDQDLKNIYKVPETMDVLGESDCEIDDGIDTKELEASADIHMLVSSSVHVKVRLNHYQYLVLLRMKEVLQTLQEQLAQDTQEVTGSPLDPMSACVGVTFPSAEVALLMNPAPGSVLEPRSLDSDTTSLIESELSPSDSKEGLAAEEKELKSETSSEKGVCSTSEVPEDSGIENTSVTSGPLERLPRSASDGALSTAPQSKNVEEKGLIEEAREAVEALVAERPAETSGHPQSPPALPSSPTSDTQPLGRGSITLNGQAELIPLKNIEVELSSALHITKDATKEALHVTMDLTKEAMSITKDALSLSREKMTSTMQKMLSLPPAKDPVPKAEEGAVTPGGGGSGRMRFFSMKRTASQHSFDTTSVDGSGAEDGLSVDSDGSDGFVMLTDSEPSLDPLPLGHLPQAQNDRGSRASLMAEDEGGVSAEINSSTSQSEDPSLQLVSVLVLKMNEVNCGIEARGDDLSVALQVTNAVPEQLNNVGMWQYLRGYLALGDPGVEKPLVPEASKTQPEVCLRLEVGPNAAVHSPLAVQNGFLHLLVHSYTAEFFMSFLTNLGPFLEDEIIPEVIPMEIEVVDAKITLKDDSPRVYPTSPGPVPITLAVDHVIVKRRDDGVFYLTAPRGEGSPKQEKPVSVLQEQKAPAECVLAAPAAGTRGLQLKEVPELQRELQTMKIALAEANMDKARLLQEIRKYNPLFQL encoded by the exons ATG ATCCAGTGGACAAAGCTGAAAACACACCCAATCTGCCTG TACCTGGACAAAGTGGAGGTAGAGATGCGAACATGTGAAGAGCCTCGGCCACCCAACGGACAGTCTCCCATTGCTCTTGCTGCAGGTCAAAG TGAATATGGCTTTGCCGAAAAGGTCGTGGAGGGGATGTTTATTGTGGTCAATTCCATCACCATCAAGATTCACTCCAAGGCTTTTCATGCCTCTTTCGAGCTATGGCAGCTCCAAGGCTACAGTGTCAACCCAAACTGGCAACAGAGTGACTTGCGACTCACCCGCATTACTGATCCACAGAGAGGAGAG gttttgaCTTTCAAAGAGCTCACCTGGCAGACACTTCGGATAGAAGCAGATGCCACTGACAATGGCGATCAGGATCCTGTTACTACTCCTCTGAGACTCATAACCAACCAGGGAAGGATCCAGATCTCTCTCAAGAGAAGG ACCAAAGATTGCAATGTGGTGGCATCTAAGCTGATGTTTCTCCTTGATGACCTGCTCTGGGTGCTGACAGACTCTCAGCTGAAAGCAATGATGAAATATGCAGAGTCTCTGAGTGAAGCCATGGAGAAGTCTGCACAGCAGAGGAAAAGCTTGGCACCAGAGTCTGTCCAG ATCACACCGCCTGCCCCAAGTACGCAGCAGTCCTGGTCTCAGCCGTTCGGAGGCAGCCCGAATGCAAGTAGCATTGGTCAGTACTTTGATAAGCATGACATGAAAGAGTCATCATACCACCTCCTCATCTCACGCTTGGATCTGCATATCTGCGATGACAGCCACACTCGCGAGTCAG GCGCTCTGAAGCACGGGATGCTGGGAGGTGCCATGCAGCTGACCTTCAGGAGGATGGCTTTTGACTATTATCCTTTCCACAGGGCAG GAGATGCCTGCAAGCATTGGGTGAGGTACAGTGAAGCAATGGAAACACGGGGACAATGGGCAAAGAAGTTGGTCAGTGAATTTCAAAGCAAGATTGAGAAGCTTTATGAAGAAATGGACCCTGCATTTGCCAGGACTCCACTTTCCCCCTTCAAAAGGAAACCAG ACATGTCACTGAGTCCTCATAAAAGTCCCTTAGAGAAGAGCTGTGTTCCTCCCACAAGTTTGCCACGACTCCGGCACCCTCCCTGGAACCGACTTCGATCCAGCTGTGTGGTAGTTCGGGTGGACGACTTGGATGTTCACCAG GTTTCTACAGCCGGTCAACAGAGTAAGAAACCCTCCACCTTGCTTTCATGTAGTAGAAAATTCTTCAAGCTTCCTGATCAGGTCTCTGCCATCCATATTGAATTCACAGAGTATTACTTCCCAGACAATCAGGACTTTCCAG TTCCGTGCCCAAACCTGTATGTACAGCTGAATGGCCTGATGCTTACCCTGGATACAGCAAGCGTGCTCTGGATAAACCTCTTCTGTCTGGATCTTTATCGCAGCTTGGAGCAGTTCAAAGCCATCTACAAGCTGGAGGACTCAGGCAAGCATGATGAGCATGTTGATGTTCGACTGGATGGCTTCCGACTGAAG CTTAACATCCCCGTGGAGAAGAAAGTCACTGACCATCAAGATCGTCCACAGGCACTCTGCATTTGCACGTCGGAGATGACTGCCACCAACACCCGCCACGCTCCCTTCTGCAGCTGTCAGGACCTCCAGAGCCTCTTCCGTAAATTTGCCAGTTCAGAATTCTTCCACTCCAGCTACACAAAGTTCCCAAGGTCTCAGGACAATTTCAGCCTCCTCCACACCCTTTTCTTGCGCCATGCGTACGAGGTGGATGATAGGCCTCAGAAGCATCCAGGCTTTCCCCAGCTACTACACAAAACCTCTGCCTCTGAAGATCTATGGTCTATGAATTTCACTGAGCTTTCCCTGGACTTCGAGGGGGCTGAAAGCTCAAAGGGCAGAGCCCTTAGCTTTATTGacccttttcccctttccatttGGGCCTGCCTTCCCAAGAGATGGGGGCAAGCTCAGATATCTAAACGACAGGAATTGGCTGCCTCTGAATTGAAAATCAAGCCTTCTGCCAGCTTTAGCAATCACTCCAAGAATGAGAATCTTTCCAGAGAGCACGGGGTTTGTCAAAGATCAAAGACTGACCAGGATCTGAAGAATATCTACAAGGTCCCAGAGACAATGGATGTTTTGGGAGAATCTGACTGTGAAATTGATGATGGAATAGATACTAAAGAGCTGGAAGCCTCTGCTGATATCCATATGCTTGTGTCCTCCTCTGTTCACGTCAAAGTTCGTCTCAACCACTACCAATACTTGGTGCTGCTCAGGATGAAAGAAGTTCTGCAAACGCTACAGGAGCAGTTGGCCCAAGATACCCAGGAAGTGACTGGGTCTCCTTTAGACCCCATGTCTGCTTGTGTAGGAGTTACGTTCCCTAGTGCCGAAGTGGCCCTGCTCATGAACCCTGCCCCAGGGTCCGTCTTGGAACCCAGATCCCTTGACTCGGACACAACAAGCCTGATCGAGTCTGAGCTCTCGCCTTCAGACAGCAAGGAGGGGCTGGCAGCTGAAGAGAAGGAGCTGAAATCAGAGACCAGTTCAGAGAAGGGAGTATGCAGTACCTCAGAGGTCCCAGAGGACAGTGGGATTGAAAATACCAGTGTAACCAGTGGACCTCTGGAGAGACTCCCAAGATCCGCAAGCGACGGAGCTCTGAGTACAGCTCCACAGAGTAAGAACGTAGAGGAGAAAGGTTTGATAGAGGAAGCACGTGAAGCTGTGGAAGCCCTGGTTGCAGAAAGACCAGCAGAGACCAGTGGCCATCCTCAgagccctcctgccctcccttctAGCCCAACCTCAGACACACAGCCCTTGGGGAGAGGAAGCATCACTCTCAATGGCCAGGCAGAACTCATCCCTTTGAAGAACATAGAGGTGGAGTTGTCTAGCGCACTGCATATCACAAAGGATGCCACAAAGGAAGCTCTGCACGTGACTATGGACCTCACCAAAGAAGCCATGTCTATAACAAAAGATGCTCTGAGCCTGAGCCGGGAGAAGATGACCTCCACCATGCAGAAAATGCTCTCTCTCCCCCCAGCCAA GGATCCTGTGCCCAAAGCAGAAGAGGGAGCAGTGACTCCAGGTGGGGGTGGCAGCGGCCGAATGCGTTTCTTCTCCATGAAGAGGACAGCATCCCAGCATTCCTTTGACACCACGTCTGTGGATGGGAGCGGTGCTGAGGACGGGCTGTCTGTGGACAGCGATGGCAGTGACGGCTTTGTGATGCTCACAGACTCTG AACCCAGCCTGGACCCTCTTCCCTTAGGGCATCTTCCTCAGGCCCAGAATGACAGAGGCAGTAGAGCAAGCCTGATGGCAGAGGACGAGGGTGGAGTGTCTGCTGAGATAAACAGCTCGACTTCACAGAGTGAAGACCCCAGCCTCCAGCTG GTGTCTGTCCTCGTGTTGAAGATGAACGAGGTGAACTGTGGAATAGAGGCACGAGGTGATGACTTGTCCGTTGCTTTACAAGTAACAAACGCGGTTCCAGAGCAGCTGAACAACGTTGGGATGTGGCAGTATTTGCGTGGCTATCTGG CTCTAGGAGATCCAGGAGTAGAGAAGCCTTTGGTCCCTGAAGCTAGTAAGACCCAGCCAGAAGTGTGCTTACGTCTTGAGGTGGGACCGAACGCTGCTGTGCATTCTCCGCTCGCCGTTCAGAACGGCTTCCTTCATCTGCTGGTCCACAGCTACACAGCAGAGTTCTTCATGTCCTTCCTTACCAACCTTGGCCCCTTTCTTGAGGATGAAATAATTCCGGAGGTGATCCCCATGGAGATAGAAGTTGTGGATGCCAAAATCACATTGAAG gatgacAGCCCCCGGGTATACCCTACCTCCCCCGGCCCTGTTCCCATCACCTTGGCAGTAGATCACGTCATTGTGAAGCGCAGAGATGATGGGGTGTTCTATCTAACAG ctcCACGAGGGGAGGGCTCACCGAAACAGGAAAAACCTGTGTCAGTTCTTCAGGAGCAGAAGGCCCCAGCGGAGTGTGTCttggcagccccagcagcaggaacACGTGGACTGCAG TTAAAGGAAGTGCCAGAGTTGCAAAGGGAGCTTCAGACCATGAAAATAGCCCTTGCAGAAGCCAACATGGACAAGGCTCGCCTTCTGCAGGAAATTAGGAAATACAATCCCCTCTTCCAGCTTTGA
- the BLTP3A gene encoding bridge-like lipid transfer protein family member 3A isoform X4, which translates to MAGIIKKQILKHLSRFTKNLSPDKINLSTLKGQGQLTNLELDEEVLQNVLELPTWLAITRVYCNKASIRIQWTKLKTHPICLYLDKVEVEMRTCEEPRPPNGQSPIALAAGQSEYGFAEKVVEGMFIVVNSITIKIHSKAFHASFELWQLQGYSVNPNWQQSDLRLTRITDPQRGEVLTFKELTWQTLRIEADATDNGDQDPVTTPLRLITNQGRIQISLKRRTKDCNVVASKLMFLLDDLLWVLTDSQLKAMMKYAESLSEAMEKSAQQRKSLAPESVQITPPAPSTQQSWSQPFGGSPNASSIGQYFDKHDMKESSYHLLISRLDLHICDDSHTRESGALKHGMLGGAMQLTFRRMAFDYYPFHRAGDACKHWVRYSEAMETRGQWAKKLVSEFQSKIEKLYEEMDPAFARTPLSPFKRKPDMSLSPHKSPLEKSCVPPTSLPRLRHPPWNRLRSSCVVVRVDDLDVHQVSTAGQQSKKPSTLLSCSRKFFKLPDQVSAIHIEFTEYYFPDNQDFPVPCPNLYVQLNGLMLTLDTASVLWINLFCLDLYRSLEQFKAIYKLEDSGKHDEHVDVRLDGFRLKLNIPVEKKVTDHQDRPQALCICTSEMTATNTRHAPFCSCQDLQSLFRKFASSEFFHSSYTKFPRSQDNFSLLHTLFLRHAYEVDDRPQKHPGFPQLLHKTSASEDLWSMNFTELSLDFEGAESSKGRALSFIDPFPLSIWACLPKRWGQAQISKRQELAASELKIKPSASFSNHSKNENLSREHGVCQRSKTDQDLKNIYKVPETMDVLGESDCEIDDGIDTKELEASADIHMLVSSSVHVKVRLNHYQYLVLLRMKEVLQTLQEQLAQDTQEVTGSPLDPMSACVGVTFPSAEVALLMNPAPGSVLEPRSLDSDTTSLIESELSPSDSKEGLAAEEKELKSETSSEKGVCSTSEVPEDSGIENTSVTSGPLERLPRSASDGALSTAPQSKNVEEKGLIEEAREAVEALVAERPAETSGHPQSPPALPSSPTSDTQPLGRGSITLNGQAELIPLKNIEVELSSALHITKDATKEALHVTMDLTKEAMSITKDALSLSREKMTSTMQKMLSLPPAKDPVPKAEEGAVTPGGGGSGRMRFFSMKRTASQHSFDTTSVDGSGAEDGLSVDSDGSDGFVMLTDSEPSLDPLPLGHLPQAQNDRGSRASLMAEDEGGVSAEINSSTSQSEDPSLQLVSVLVLKMNEVNCGIEARGDDLSVALQVTNAVPEQLNNVGMWQYLRGYLALGDPGVEKPLVPEASKTQPEVCLRLEVGPNAAVHSPLAVQNGFLHLLVHSYTAEFFMSFLTNLGPFLEDEIIPEVIPMEIEVVDAKITLKG; encoded by the exons GTTTACCAAGAATCTCTCTCCAGACAAAATCAACCTGAGCACGCTGAAAGGGCAGGGGCAGCTGACGAACCTGGAGCTGGATGAGGAGGTGCTGCAGAATGTGCTGGAGCTGCCCACCTGGCTGGCCATCACTCGCGTCTACTGTAACAAGGCATCTATCAGG ATCCAGTGGACAAAGCTGAAAACACACCCAATCTGCCTG TACCTGGACAAAGTGGAGGTAGAGATGCGAACATGTGAAGAGCCTCGGCCACCCAACGGACAGTCTCCCATTGCTCTTGCTGCAGGTCAAAG TGAATATGGCTTTGCCGAAAAGGTCGTGGAGGGGATGTTTATTGTGGTCAATTCCATCACCATCAAGATTCACTCCAAGGCTTTTCATGCCTCTTTCGAGCTATGGCAGCTCCAAGGCTACAGTGTCAACCCAAACTGGCAACAGAGTGACTTGCGACTCACCCGCATTACTGATCCACAGAGAGGAGAG gttttgaCTTTCAAAGAGCTCACCTGGCAGACACTTCGGATAGAAGCAGATGCCACTGACAATGGCGATCAGGATCCTGTTACTACTCCTCTGAGACTCATAACCAACCAGGGAAGGATCCAGATCTCTCTCAAGAGAAGG ACCAAAGATTGCAATGTGGTGGCATCTAAGCTGATGTTTCTCCTTGATGACCTGCTCTGGGTGCTGACAGACTCTCAGCTGAAAGCAATGATGAAATATGCAGAGTCTCTGAGTGAAGCCATGGAGAAGTCTGCACAGCAGAGGAAAAGCTTGGCACCAGAGTCTGTCCAG ATCACACCGCCTGCCCCAAGTACGCAGCAGTCCTGGTCTCAGCCGTTCGGAGGCAGCCCGAATGCAAGTAGCATTGGTCAGTACTTTGATAAGCATGACATGAAAGAGTCATCATACCACCTCCTCATCTCACGCTTGGATCTGCATATCTGCGATGACAGCCACACTCGCGAGTCAG GCGCTCTGAAGCACGGGATGCTGGGAGGTGCCATGCAGCTGACCTTCAGGAGGATGGCTTTTGACTATTATCCTTTCCACAGGGCAG GAGATGCCTGCAAGCATTGGGTGAGGTACAGTGAAGCAATGGAAACACGGGGACAATGGGCAAAGAAGTTGGTCAGTGAATTTCAAAGCAAGATTGAGAAGCTTTATGAAGAAATGGACCCTGCATTTGCCAGGACTCCACTTTCCCCCTTCAAAAGGAAACCAG ACATGTCACTGAGTCCTCATAAAAGTCCCTTAGAGAAGAGCTGTGTTCCTCCCACAAGTTTGCCACGACTCCGGCACCCTCCCTGGAACCGACTTCGATCCAGCTGTGTGGTAGTTCGGGTGGACGACTTGGATGTTCACCAG GTTTCTACAGCCGGTCAACAGAGTAAGAAACCCTCCACCTTGCTTTCATGTAGTAGAAAATTCTTCAAGCTTCCTGATCAGGTCTCTGCCATCCATATTGAATTCACAGAGTATTACTTCCCAGACAATCAGGACTTTCCAG TTCCGTGCCCAAACCTGTATGTACAGCTGAATGGCCTGATGCTTACCCTGGATACAGCAAGCGTGCTCTGGATAAACCTCTTCTGTCTGGATCTTTATCGCAGCTTGGAGCAGTTCAAAGCCATCTACAAGCTGGAGGACTCAGGCAAGCATGATGAGCATGTTGATGTTCGACTGGATGGCTTCCGACTGAAG CTTAACATCCCCGTGGAGAAGAAAGTCACTGACCATCAAGATCGTCCACAGGCACTCTGCATTTGCACGTCGGAGATGACTGCCACCAACACCCGCCACGCTCCCTTCTGCAGCTGTCAGGACCTCCAGAGCCTCTTCCGTAAATTTGCCAGTTCAGAATTCTTCCACTCCAGCTACACAAAGTTCCCAAGGTCTCAGGACAATTTCAGCCTCCTCCACACCCTTTTCTTGCGCCATGCGTACGAGGTGGATGATAGGCCTCAGAAGCATCCAGGCTTTCCCCAGCTACTACACAAAACCTCTGCCTCTGAAGATCTATGGTCTATGAATTTCACTGAGCTTTCCCTGGACTTCGAGGGGGCTGAAAGCTCAAAGGGCAGAGCCCTTAGCTTTATTGacccttttcccctttccatttGGGCCTGCCTTCCCAAGAGATGGGGGCAAGCTCAGATATCTAAACGACAGGAATTGGCTGCCTCTGAATTGAAAATCAAGCCTTCTGCCAGCTTTAGCAATCACTCCAAGAATGAGAATCTTTCCAGAGAGCACGGGGTTTGTCAAAGATCAAAGACTGACCAGGATCTGAAGAATATCTACAAGGTCCCAGAGACAATGGATGTTTTGGGAGAATCTGACTGTGAAATTGATGATGGAATAGATACTAAAGAGCTGGAAGCCTCTGCTGATATCCATATGCTTGTGTCCTCCTCTGTTCACGTCAAAGTTCGTCTCAACCACTACCAATACTTGGTGCTGCTCAGGATGAAAGAAGTTCTGCAAACGCTACAGGAGCAGTTGGCCCAAGATACCCAGGAAGTGACTGGGTCTCCTTTAGACCCCATGTCTGCTTGTGTAGGAGTTACGTTCCCTAGTGCCGAAGTGGCCCTGCTCATGAACCCTGCCCCAGGGTCCGTCTTGGAACCCAGATCCCTTGACTCGGACACAACAAGCCTGATCGAGTCTGAGCTCTCGCCTTCAGACAGCAAGGAGGGGCTGGCAGCTGAAGAGAAGGAGCTGAAATCAGAGACCAGTTCAGAGAAGGGAGTATGCAGTACCTCAGAGGTCCCAGAGGACAGTGGGATTGAAAATACCAGTGTAACCAGTGGACCTCTGGAGAGACTCCCAAGATCCGCAAGCGACGGAGCTCTGAGTACAGCTCCACAGAGTAAGAACGTAGAGGAGAAAGGTTTGATAGAGGAAGCACGTGAAGCTGTGGAAGCCCTGGTTGCAGAAAGACCAGCAGAGACCAGTGGCCATCCTCAgagccctcctgccctcccttctAGCCCAACCTCAGACACACAGCCCTTGGGGAGAGGAAGCATCACTCTCAATGGCCAGGCAGAACTCATCCCTTTGAAGAACATAGAGGTGGAGTTGTCTAGCGCACTGCATATCACAAAGGATGCCACAAAGGAAGCTCTGCACGTGACTATGGACCTCACCAAAGAAGCCATGTCTATAACAAAAGATGCTCTGAGCCTGAGCCGGGAGAAGATGACCTCCACCATGCAGAAAATGCTCTCTCTCCCCCCAGCCAA GGATCCTGTGCCCAAAGCAGAAGAGGGAGCAGTGACTCCAGGTGGGGGTGGCAGCGGCCGAATGCGTTTCTTCTCCATGAAGAGGACAGCATCCCAGCATTCCTTTGACACCACGTCTGTGGATGGGAGCGGTGCTGAGGACGGGCTGTCTGTGGACAGCGATGGCAGTGACGGCTTTGTGATGCTCACAGACTCTG AACCCAGCCTGGACCCTCTTCCCTTAGGGCATCTTCCTCAGGCCCAGAATGACAGAGGCAGTAGAGCAAGCCTGATGGCAGAGGACGAGGGTGGAGTGTCTGCTGAGATAAACAGCTCGACTTCACAGAGTGAAGACCCCAGCCTCCAGCTG GTGTCTGTCCTCGTGTTGAAGATGAACGAGGTGAACTGTGGAATAGAGGCACGAGGTGATGACTTGTCCGTTGCTTTACAAGTAACAAACGCGGTTCCAGAGCAGCTGAACAACGTTGGGATGTGGCAGTATTTGCGTGGCTATCTGG CTCTAGGAGATCCAGGAGTAGAGAAGCCTTTGGTCCCTGAAGCTAGTAAGACCCAGCCAGAAGTGTGCTTACGTCTTGAGGTGGGACCGAACGCTGCTGTGCATTCTCCGCTCGCCGTTCAGAACGGCTTCCTTCATCTGCTGGTCCACAGCTACACAGCAGAGTTCTTCATGTCCTTCCTTACCAACCTTGGCCCCTTTCTTGAGGATGAAATAATTCCGGAGGTGATCCCCATGGAGATAGAAGTTGTGGATGCCAAAATCACATTGAAG GGATGA